The Paenibacillus spongiae nucleotide sequence ATAAAATAAAGAAGTCATAAATGATATTGATTATCATTACTAATAGGAGGCAGGGGAAATGTTTCGTAAAGCTTTGGTTCATGGTTTGTTGGCTGCAGCGGTGCTGCTGTCGCCGGTTGCGACTGGGAAGTGGGGGGCTCCTTCAGCATCTGCGGCAGGAAGCTCGATCAAGGTCACATTGGATGGGAAGGAGCTTTCGCTGGACACGCAGCCGCGAATCGTCCATAACCGGACAATGGTTCCGTACAGCGGCATCGTGAAAGCACTCGGAGGGAAGGCTTCGTGGGATGCCAATACGAAGACGATCACGGCAAATCGGGATAGCGTGAATGTGAAGCTCACTGTCGGATCCACCACAGCATACATAAATGGCGTACGGACAGAGATGGATGCGGCACCGGTCTTCGTGAACGGCAAGACGTTCGTTCCCCTCCGTCTTATTTCCGAAGCCTTCGGCAATTGGGTGAGTTATAACAAGAACACCAGCACGGTACAGCTTAGCAGCACCCTGACAGTTAAGACGAGCACGGGCTCCTTTACGTTAAAAAAGAAACCGAGCCGCATTGTGACGCTATCTTCGTCAGACACGGAAATCATCTACGCTCTGGGAGGTAAAGTCGTTGGCCGTCCAACCGCCATCGGCAAGGTGATTCCGGCAGCAGCCTCTTCCGTGCCTGAGGTCGGCAGCTCGCATGGCGTCCTGTTCGAGAAGCTGGCAACACTGAAGCCCGATCTCGTCATTGCCAGCCCATCGCTGAAATCGCAGCAGGCGACGATCGAGCGGCTCGGTGCGCAGGTGATGTTCAACTCGCATAATTCATACGACGAAATCCAGAATTCCATCCGCCTGTATGGACGCGTTCTGGGTCAGGAGAGTAAAGCGGAGCAGCTGATCAAGGGAATGGACAATAAACTGAAATCCCTTAGCAAGCCGAAGGATAAGCCGAAGGCGCTGATCGTCTACGGATCGCCCGGAAGCTTTGTCGTCGCGCTGCCTACGAGCTATCCCGGCAATTTCCTGGAATTGGCGGGCGGCAAGAACATCGCGTCCTCATTCCCTAAGATGGATACGATGCCTCAATACGCAGAACTCAGCATGGAGCGGATTGTTGCAGCGAATCCCGATATTATTCTATTGATTACGCATGGCGATGCGGATGAGGTGAAAGCGAGCTTCAAGAAGCAGTTCGAGGGTAATGCCGCTTGGAAGAGCCTCGGTGCGGTCAAGAATGAGCAGTTCGAGGTGCTGCCGTCCGATTTATTCGCCGCCAACCCTGGATTGAGAGCGCCGCAAGCGATTGAAACCATGAATAAGCTGCTCCTTCAGGTGAAATAGAGGCAATGGCTATCGTAGCGTTGAAGCCGGCGGCTGCTCAGCAGGAAAGAAATCCTCGAATGATCCGCAATATGATCGTCTGGATTGGCAGTGCGGCACTGCTTCTGCTCGCAGTGCTCGCAGGCTTGATGTCTGGCTCCATTCCGATCCCTGCGGGCGAAGTATGGACAGCTCTGACACAGGCATCCGACACGGAAGCCAGACAAATCGTATGGAACCTGCGGCTGCCCCGGGTATTAACCGGGATGCTCGCAGGTACATGCCTTGCGATTGCCGGCGCATTCCTGCAAGGGGTGTTCCGCAATCCGCTCGCGGATCCGGGCATTATCGGCGTCTCGGCCGGGGGAGGACTTGCGGCGGTTGTCATTATGATCTTGTTCCCTGAGCAGATCGCCTTGCTGCCAATCGCCGCATTCACAGGCGCATTGACCGCAGCTGTTATCGTCTATGCGCTCTCCTGGAAAGGGGGCGCGTCTCCCATGCGGCTTATATTGGCAGGCGTTGCGGTCAATTCTCTGCTTGGCGCGGCTATGACGGCTTTGATGATTCTGAACAGCGAGAAGGTGCAGGCGGTTCTGCCTTGGATGTCGGGGAGCCTGAACGGCCGAAGCTGGCCGCATTTTGAAACCTTGCTTCCTTACACTGTCATCGGTGTTATCGCGTCGGTATTCTTGATCAAGCAGGCCAATTTACTGGTGCTTGGAGACGACGCGGCAAAGGTGCTGGGCAGCAAGGTGGAGGCCGGGCGGCTGCTCATTATTCTACTCTCGACCTTCCTGGCGGGGGCTGCTATCAGCATTGTCGGCATGGTCGGCTTTGTTGGACTTGTCGTCCCTCACATCGTTCGGCTTCTGGTGGGCGGCGATTATCGGATTTTGCTCCCGATATCGGCTATTGGCGGCGGGATGCTCGTCGTTGCGGCAGATACGGCTGCGCGCAGCTGGTTTGACCCGATTGAGTTTCCGGTAGGCATTCTGCTGGCATTGCTCGGAGCACCGTTCTTTCTCTATTTACTCCGAAGGGGGATCAACAGATGAGCGTGGCGTTGCAAGCATTCGACCTTAAATACGGATACCGGGCAGAGCCTGTCGTCGATGGATTCGATCTGACGGTCGCAGCCGGCGAATGGCTCGGCATTGTCGGTCCGAACGGTTCCGGCAAGTCCACGGTGCTCCGCATGCTGGCCAGACTGGTTGCCCCGCATAGGGGGGCCGTAATGATGGACGGTCAGAATCTGGCCGGAATGAACACCAAGGATATCGCGAAGCGGATGACGATGCTGGCCCAGACGCAAGAGTCTTCACTGGATATTACCGTCCGCGAACTTGTCCGCAGAGGACGCAATCCGCATTTGAAGTGGTATGAAGAATGCAGAGGCCAGCATGAAGAAGTAGTGAATTGGGCGCTGCGCGTAACCGGTATGGAGCTGCTCCAGCATCGCTCTCTCCTGGAGCTGTCCGGCGGCGAGCGGCAGCGGGCCTGGCTTGCGATGTGTATGGCCCAGAGCCCCAAGACGCTGCTGCTTGATGAACCGACCACCTATCTCGATATCGCCCACCAGCTGGAGCTGATGGAATTGATTCGGCGGTTGAACCGTGAGCAGGGGATCACCGTCATCATGGTGCTGCATGATCTGAATCAGGCAGCCCGCTATTGCGACCGGATCGTTGCCGTTAAAGAAGGTGCGGTCGTGAGGGAAGGAAAGCCGTCCGAGGTGTTTCAGATCGAATTTTTCCGCGAGGTGTTCGGTATTGAAGCAAAGGTTCATGACGATGATGGCGTGCCGGTCTATCTGCCATGCGGGGTCGTGAAACAGCCGTCCCGGGTCGGAAACGTCTCATAATGTGTACGATATTCAGTCTTATAACGCATCATCCGGAGTCAAAAGCCAGAATCGATTTGAAAATCTTTGCAAAGCAGCATTTCAAATTTAAGCTATGTCGGGAGGATGGAGTTAAATGGCAGGAACGAGCCTTAGTACGGAGCTGGTAAGACAGTTTGTAGGGGCGGCACACGCGGATTTGAATAAAGTGCAAGCGCTGCTTGAACAAGAACCGGGGCTGCTGCATGCCTCCATGAACTGGGGTGGCGACGATTGGGAGACCGCATTGGGTGCGGCGTCCCACGTAGGCAGGCGGGATATCGCGGAATGGCTGCTCTCCAAGGGGGCCCGAATGGACGTGTTTGCTGCGGCTATGCTGGGCGAGTTGGAGCTGGTTCGGGCGATGCTGGATAAATATCCGCATATGGCGTCTGCGACAGGCCCGCACGGGATCCCTTTGCTCCAGCATGCTCTTATGGGCGGCGATCAGGCCAAGGAGGTCGCCAGTTATTTGAAATCGCTGATCGAACCGGAGGAGGAAGTGAATAAAGGTATGATTATGGTCGAGAATCTTATCGAAGTTCGTGCCGGATACGCCGAAGCGGTTATGGAGCGGTTTCGGACACCTAAGAGCGTGCATACATTCCCCGGATTTATTCGGATGGATGTCCTGCATGCCAAGAATGCTTTAGGGAATGAAGAAATTCGTGTATGTACGACATGGGAGAACGAGGAAGCCTTCCACGGCTGGTCAAGCAGCGATTCCTTCCGCCATGCTCATGCCAGGCGCGCTGAGGCTGAAGCCGCACGGGCAGGAAACCAGGAGAGTTCCACCCAGACTTCGGCAGCAGGCAGCGGGAACCCAGGTGCGGTGCATGGCAATCATCACCAAAGCAATCCTGCCGGTCACAGCGGTCATCCATCCCATGCTGCGCAGGGCGAGTCATCCGCACACGGCCCGATCCTCGGCAATAAAGTGACGATTTACGCCGTAGTGGCGTCGCACTTGCCGGCTGCACCTTCTGTACCGGCTGTGGAAGTCGGTTAATAGGCGCCAGTGTTAGCATTAACGGCAATACGAATAGTCCCGATTAGAGCTGAAGCAGCCTCCAATGCAATTGGAGGACTGCTTCAGTATGCATAATCGTACCAATTATTCGAAATCGCCCGGCTCCATACCGCTGCTGATTCCTAACCGGTTCCAGCTGTTTATCGTATTGATAATAAAGATAAGGTCTGCGATCTGTCTATCATTATAGTACTCGCTAACGGACCGATACAGCTCGTCGGTAACTCCGCCGTCTCCGATGCGGGTGACAGCTTCGGCAAGCGATAATGCCGCTTTTTCTTCAGGCGTGTAGAGGGAAGTCTCCCGCCACGCGTTCAACAGGTAAAGCCGCTGTTCGGTTTCGCCTCGTTTGCGCGCATCTTTCGTATGCATATTGATGCAGAAGGCGCAGCTATTGAGCTGCGAGACGCGGATTTTGATTAATTCCTTCAACGCGGGATCGATTTCGATTTGGCTTGCGAACTGCTCCAATCGTAGCATGGCCTGGAAGACTTGCGGATTGGCTTCGCGATAATTGAATCTCATTTCATCTTCACTCCTGTTCGGTTGGTTGTTGATTCGATCCTTACATACACAAGACCATTGAACATGCGGTTTTGTGACACCGTCTTTGAAAAAAGATTTTATATACTTGACCTTGACGCTGCGTGAACGCTTATCGTTCCTGTATGAAGCCGTCCGGCGGCTATCATATTGATTGGCCGGATAACAAATTCTGTAAAGTAGAGGATGCAATCCGGCAGGGAGGACGATGAGAGAATGAGAA carries:
- a CDS encoding carboxymuconolactone decarboxylase family protein, translating into MRFNYREANPQVFQAMLRLEQFASQIEIDPALKELIKIRVSQLNSCAFCINMHTKDARKRGETEQRLYLLNAWRETSLYTPEEKAALSLAEAVTRIGDGGVTDELYRSVSEYYNDRQIADLIFIINTINSWNRLGISSGMEPGDFE
- a CDS encoding FecCD family ABC transporter permease, coding for MAIVALKPAAAQQERNPRMIRNMIVWIGSAALLLLAVLAGLMSGSIPIPAGEVWTALTQASDTEARQIVWNLRLPRVLTGMLAGTCLAIAGAFLQGVFRNPLADPGIIGVSAGGGLAAVVIMILFPEQIALLPIAAFTGALTAAVIVYALSWKGGASPMRLILAGVAVNSLLGAAMTALMILNSEKVQAVLPWMSGSLNGRSWPHFETLLPYTVIGVIASVFLIKQANLLVLGDDAAKVLGSKVEAGRLLIILLSTFLAGAAISIVGMVGFVGLVVPHIVRLLVGGDYRILLPISAIGGGMLVVAADTAARSWFDPIEFPVGILLALLGAPFFLYLLRRGINR
- a CDS encoding ABC transporter ATP-binding protein; this translates as MSVALQAFDLKYGYRAEPVVDGFDLTVAAGEWLGIVGPNGSGKSTVLRMLARLVAPHRGAVMMDGQNLAGMNTKDIAKRMTMLAQTQESSLDITVRELVRRGRNPHLKWYEECRGQHEEVVNWALRVTGMELLQHRSLLELSGGERQRAWLAMCMAQSPKTLLLDEPTTYLDIAHQLELMELIRRLNREQGITVIMVLHDLNQAARYCDRIVAVKEGAVVREGKPSEVFQIEFFREVFGIEAKVHDDDGVPVYLPCGVVKQPSRVGNVS
- a CDS encoding antibiotic biosynthesis monooxygenase — its product is MERFRTPKSVHTFPGFIRMDVLHAKNALGNEEIRVCTTWENEEAFHGWSSSDSFRHAHARRAEAEAARAGNQESSTQTSAAGSGNPGAVHGNHHQSNPAGHSGHPSHAAQGESSAHGPILGNKVTIYAVVASHLPAAPSVPAVEVG
- a CDS encoding ABC transporter substrate-binding protein, with amino-acid sequence MFRKALVHGLLAAAVLLSPVATGKWGAPSASAAGSSIKVTLDGKELSLDTQPRIVHNRTMVPYSGIVKALGGKASWDANTKTITANRDSVNVKLTVGSTTAYINGVRTEMDAAPVFVNGKTFVPLRLISEAFGNWVSYNKNTSTVQLSSTLTVKTSTGSFTLKKKPSRIVTLSSSDTEIIYALGGKVVGRPTAIGKVIPAAASSVPEVGSSHGVLFEKLATLKPDLVIASPSLKSQQATIERLGAQVMFNSHNSYDEIQNSIRLYGRVLGQESKAEQLIKGMDNKLKSLSKPKDKPKALIVYGSPGSFVVALPTSYPGNFLELAGGKNIASSFPKMDTMPQYAELSMERIVAANPDIILLITHGDADEVKASFKKQFEGNAAWKSLGAVKNEQFEVLPSDLFAANPGLRAPQAIETMNKLLLQVK